The Oceanibaculum nanhaiense nucleotide sequence TGCACGACATGCCGCCCACCATCCCGATCGCGCCCGATCTGCCATTGACCGGCTTGCCGGCGGTGTCGCTGGATTGCGAGACCACGGGGCTGGACGTCGCCATTGACCGTGTCGTCTCGGCCGCCGGAATCGTCATGCACGGGCCACGGCTCTATCGCCATCTCGCCTATGACCGGCTGGTCAATCCGGGCGCGCCGATACCGCCGTCATCAACGGCGATTCACGGCATTACCGATGCGATGGTGGCCGATGCGCCGCCGGTATCGCAGGTACTGGCGGAACTGGCGGAACTGGTGCGCGGGCGTGTCATCATCGGCCACAACATCGCCTTCGACCTGGCGGTGCTGCGCAATGAGGCGGCCCGGCACGGCGTCGCCTGGACCGACCCGCCGGCGCTGTGCACGGCGCTGCTGTTCAGCTTCCTGTATCCGCGCCATCGCGACCTCAATATGGAGGCGGTGGCCGCGATGTGCGGGGCGGAGATCGAGGGCCGCCACACCGCTTTCGGCGATTGTCTGGTGACCGCCGAAATCTTCGCCGGCATGCTGCCGATGCTGGCTGAGCGCGGCGTCACCACGCTGGCCGACGCCGAGCGCATCATGGCGCAGCCCTCAATCATGCGGGCGCGCCAGCATGAGGCCGGCTGGCATGCGGGAACGGATGGAAAGGCCGGCGAGAGATGAATGCCGACGCGCTGCAACGGCTGGACAGCTTCCCCTATCGCCATCGCGTTGCCGAGGTGATGGCCAGTCCAGTCGTCACCATGCCCGAGGCCGCGACGGTGAAGCAGGCCTGCGACCTGATGATCGAGAAGGGCATCAGCTCCGTCATGGTTACGGGGGATGCCGGGCTGGCTTCCCCTCTGGCCCCCCCTCTGGCGCCGCCGCTGGGCATCGTCACCGAACGCGACGCGCTGCGGCTGATCGCCGAGCAGGGAGCGGCAGCGCTCGATGCGCCGCTGTCGCGGCTGATGAGCAGCCCGGTCGAAGGCGTGCCGCAGGATGCCTTCGTCTATCTGGCACTGGGCCGGATGGACCGGCTGGGCGTGCGCCATCTGGCGGTGTTCGACACGGACGGGGCCGTGGTCGGCATCCTGTCGGCACGGCAGCTGCTGCGCCAGCGCGCCGGCTCCGCGCTGGCCATCGGCGACCGTATCGGCGTCGCGCAGAATGCCGAAGAGATGGCGGAAATCGTGCGCGGCCTGCCGGATCTCGCCAGTTCGCTGCTGGCCGAACAGGTGGCGCCGCTGGACGTGGCCGCCGTCATTTCCGGTGTCATGCGCGATGTGACCGGCCGGGCCGCGCGCCTGTCCGCCGAGGCGATGCTGGAGTCCGGCTGGGGTGCGGTGCCGGCGCCGTGGTGCGCGCTTATTCTCGGTTCCGGCGGGCGTGGCGAAAGCCTGCTGGCCCCTGACCAGGACAATGGCATCCTCCATGCCGGCACAACGAAGGATGATGCCTGGTACGCCGAACTGGGCCGCCGCATGGCCGACATGCTGAACGAGTCGGGGATTCCCTACTGCAAGGGCGGGGTGATGGCGAAGAATCCGGAATGGCGCCATGACGAGACCGGCTGGCGCCGCGCCATCGATATCTGGGCGGAACGGCCAATCGGGGAAAACCTGCTGAATGTCGATATCTTCTTCGATTTCCAGTCGGTCGAGGGGCAGGCGGATCTGGCGGAGCTGCTGCGCGCCTACGCGCTGGACCGGGCGCGCAAGACCATCGGCTTTCTGCGTAACCTGTCGCTGAACCAGCGCGAGATGCGCCCGCCGCTGGGCTTCTTCGGCGGCATCCAGACCATCGAGGGGCGCGTCGATCTGAAGATCGGCGGCCTGCTGCCGGTGGTCAGCGCGGCGCGCATCCTGGCGCTGAAGGGCGGGGTGGCGGCGACGGCGACGGCGGACCGGCTGCGCGAGGCCGCCAGCCTAGGGTTGATCGCGGAGGCCGATGCCGCGGACCTGGCCGGCGCGCACCGCATTCTGGTGCGGCTGGTGCTGGAACAGCAGATCGAGGATATCGCCGACGGCCGGAAGCCTGGCACCAGGGTGGAACTTGCGCGTCTCACCAAGCCGCAGCGCCACCTGCTGCGCGAGGTGCTGCGCCGCATCGGCCAGGTGCCCGACATGGTGCAGGACGCGCTGTCGGCCTGAAACCTGTCGGGGGCTGTTTGTCTGGCTAGGATGGTGCACCGCCTATAGGCTGCAGAAAAATCCGCGGATGAGGACTTCATGACCATACGAAAAATGACACCGGCCGAATTGGCGCTGGTGCTCGACTGGGCGGCAGGGGAAGGGTGGAATCCGGGGCTGGAGGATGGGCCGGCCTTCTGGGCGGCCGATCCCGACGGATTCTTCGTCACGCTGCGCGATGGCGCACCCATCGCCGCGATTTCCGTGGTCAATCTCGATCCCGGCTTCGCTTTTCTGGGGCTGTATATCTGCCGTCCCGAATGGCGCGGACAGGGCATCGGCATGGCACTGTGGCAACACGCCCTGCGCCATGCGGGGAACCGGACCATCGGGCTGGACGGCGTCGCCGCGCAGCAGGCCAACTACGCCAAGTCGGGTTTTGCGCGCACCGGCGCGACGCGGCGGCTGGAAGGAACGCTCGACGCACAGGACAGCGCCGATATCCGAATGATGACGCCGGCCGACCTGCCGGCGCTGCTGGCGCTCGATGAGAGGGCGAATGGCTATGCCCGCCCGGCTTTCCTGTCCGCCTGGGTGCAGCCGCTGGAGACGCGCCGCACGCTCGTTCTGCACGCGCCAGATGGCCCGGCGGGGTTCGCCACCATCCGGCGCTGCCGCAGCGGGTCGAAGATCGGCCCGATCGTGGCGCCCGATGCCGCTGCCGCCCTGCGGCTGATCCGCGCCGCCGCCGGCCTGTTTCCCGATACCGGGCCGGTCATCGTCGATGTGCCCGACAGCAACACGGCGCTGGGACACTTGCTGGCCGAGGCCGGAATGGTGGAGACCTTCGCCACCGCGCGCATGTACAAGGGCGCGCCGCCGCCGGCAACCGCGCTGCTGCACGCGCCGGCGACTCTGGAACTGGGCTGAACCCGCATTTTGTTTGCGATCCGGCGTGGCATAATCGCGAAACTTGATAAATTTTAAACAATTTGATCTGTACAATGCGGCTTAGCCAGCCTTCTGGCGGTTTTCCTGCCGGGCTGAACCTTGATCCAGGCGAGTCGTCCGTTGAACAGAAAAGCATTATTGTTCCTTCTTGCACTGGTCTCCTTGTTGGGCGCCTTTTCCCTGGGCGCCGCGCTGCCCTACTTCGATGAGTCACGCGATGCAATTTGGGCGGAGGCATGGAGGGAACGCCCGTTCATCATTGCGATGGCTGGCGGCGGTGCGCTGGCCGTTGTGGCCGCGCTATTTGCTTTCCTGTTTCTGGTTAATCGCCGGCTGTACCAGTCGCGGGACTCGCTGCGTCTTATGGGTGAAAGGCTGCGCGAGGATCATCGCCGGCTGGACAGTATCATCCGGGGAACCCGCGCCGGCACCTGGGAATGGAACGTGCAGACCGGCGAGGCCCGCTTCAACGAGCGTTGGGCGGAAATTATCGGCTACACGCTGGACGAATTGCGGCCGATCTCGATCGAAACCTGGACGCAGCTTGCCCATCCCGACGATATGGCCGCTTCCGAAGCCGCCCTGGAACAGCATTTTTCCGGTGAGATGCCGTATTATGATTTCGAGGCGCGGATGCGGCACAAGGATGGTCATTGGGTCTGGGTTCATGACCGGGGCGCCGTCGTCGAATGGACGGAAGACGGCAAGCCCTTATGGATGTACGGCACGCACACCGACATTACCCGGCGTCGCGAGGCGCTGATGGCGGTGACGGAACTGCTGGAGCGTATGGAGCAGTTCTCTCACCATGTTCCGGGCATGATTTATCAGTATCGGCTGCGCGCGGACGGAACCTCCCACATTCCCTATGCCAGCGACGGCATCATCGATATTTATGGCTGTACGCCGGACGCTGTCGCCGAGGATGTCTCCGCTGTCTTCGCGGTGTTGCATCCGGACGATATCGAGCGTGTTTCCAAATCGATACGGACGTCGGCTGAAACCCTGACGCGATTGCACGATACCTACAGGGTCAATCACCCTGTAAAGGGGCTGCGCTGGGTGGAAGGAATCGCCACGCCGAGCCGCGCGGAGGATGGCAGCATCACCTGGCATGGCTATGCCTCGGACGTCACCGACCTGCACCATGCCCGCGAACGCCTGCAACTTGCCGCCACGGTGTTCGAGGCCAGCCAGGAAGCCATCATTATCCTGGATGCCGAATTCCGCATCGTGGAGGTTAATCTGGCCTTCACGCTGGCAGCCCAATACGACCGAACGACGGTTATGGGCCAGATGGCCGACTCCACCGGCATCTTCGCATCCACCAAAAAACAGTTTGCAGACATCAAGGCGATTCTGCGACGTGACGGGCACTGGCAGGGAGAGCGCTGGACCACGCGCAAGAGTGGCGATGTGTTTGCCGAGCGTCTTTCGATTTCCGCCAGCCGGAACGAAAAGGGGGACGTCACCCACTATGTCGCGGTCCTGTCCGACATCAGCCGGATCATGGAGCGCCAGCAGGAGCTTGACCGCATCGCCAATTATGACCCGCTGACCGGCATCGCCAACCGCCGTCTGCTCAGCAGCCGTCTGGCGCAGGCGATTGCCCACGCCCGGCGGTCGGGAACCCGGATGGCCGTTTGTGTCATAGACCTGGACGGCTTCAAGGATGTGAACGATCGGCATGGCCACGAGACAGGGGATAAGCTGTTGATCGCTCTGGCAGCGCGCTTGTCGAGCGTGATGCGCGCCGAGGAGACGGTGGCACGGCTGGGGGGCGACGAGTTCGCGCTGGTGTTCAGCGATCTTGACTCGACTGTGCCCTTCGACCGCGTGCTGGAGGTGGCCCGCCAGCCTGTCGATCTCGACGGGATAAGGGTCCAGCTGACGGCAAGCATGGGGGTAAGCTGGTATCGCAGCGATATCGCGGACGGCGACCAGCTGTTGCGGGAGGCCGATACCGCGCTGTACGACTCCAAGCGCAATGGCCGGGATCGCTTTACCGTCTTTCAGCAGCCGAATTCGCTAATCGCATGCTGACAGGCAAGCCGGGGTGCCGGATGCTGACCTTAGACGCTGTAGCCTTTGTTTCGCATGCGCCTTGTCACGCTGTCATCAACGTCCCGGGCGATACCGTGAACACGAAATTATTGATGTAGGTAGCACCCTTGAGGCGCTTGGTGCCGGCCTCGTTCAGGGCCGCGCGATTCTGCAGCCGGGCCGCATCGAAGGTATCGACGGGGTGCCATTTCCCGTCCATGCGGAAGAGCCCGGTATAGCCGAGCGGTTCCAGCAGGCCGCGCAGCGCAGCGACGGCGCCGGGGCGGTGCCGTTCCTCGGCCTCCACCAGGATGGCCGGCCGGTCGCGCCGGATCAGCTCGAGCCCGCCTTCGACGACGTCGCTCTCGAAGCCTTCGACATCGATCTTCATGAATCCAATGTGAAGCGTCTTGATCGATTCCAGCGAGTCCAGCCGGTGCACCGGTACCGTGACTTTGGCGACGTTCGCGACCCCGTCGAGCGGATGCAGCGCCGAGAGGGCCTGCATGCCTTCGGGAACATAGAGCGTGGCCTCGCCATCCGTGCTGCCCAGCGCACAGTTCTCTACGATCAGGCGGCCGCCGCGTATTGCCGCCGCGAACCGCCGGGTCAACAGCCGGCCAAGACCGGGGATCGGCTCGACGGCGATGACCAGCCGGGCGCGGCGCAGCAGCCAATGCGTGTACAGGCCGGTATTGGCGCCGATGTCCAGCGCCACGGTTCCGGCCGGGCACAGGGCCGGCAGAAACGCCAGCTCCGGGTCGGCGTAGAAGGGGGCGAGACGGTCGCGCAGATTGAGGAGCATCCGGTAGAGGGCCGGACTGCGCGCGGACAGGAAGGCTTGCAAGGGGATATCCAAAAAGACAGCGGAGGGTAAGTTTGTAAATTAGCTCAAATTTGGCATATTGTCGCCGGCAATCGCCCGGCTTGCGCGTTCCGGGCAGGTCAGCCTTACATCAGGCCATCGCTACATCAGGCCCTTCCTACATCAGGGAAGGCACTGATGGGCAGCCCAGGAAAGGTTTCGGTAATGCGGGGAAAGAGTGATGCGGTCCGTCGCCTGCCAGATCGGGCTGTTCCGGGCCGGACAGGTGGGCATCATGGCGGCGGTCGGGTTGCCGTTCCAGGAATCCGGAATATTCACCCGGACGACGACTTCATCGCCCCATCGTTGCGGCGGCCCGATCCACCAGCCTGCCGGCAGCACGCCGATAAAATGCTCGTGGATCGCCAGCTGCAGGTCGAACGGGCCCGGCGAGACCCCCGCCGATGACCGCGATGAGCCGGCACCCTGTGCTGTTGCGGGCTTTGCCGTCGGCAGCATGCCGAGCGCGACAGCCAGGCCGAGCGCCAGAAACATCATACGGTCGGCAGTGCGCGTCATCTGTCGCGCGTAATGGTGCGGGAAAAGTTCATGCCGGTAGCTATCACGGTTTCCGCGCGATGCTCAACGCTCCGTCTTCGTGATGCCGGGTGTTTTCTCCTTGCTCCGGGCTGTGCCGGGTGGCGGCGCGCTGTTGCGCTATGCTGCCGGCCTCGGCGTGCGGGGCGTCGAGACAATTGGCAAGCTGGGGCTCTATGTCGCCGTCGGGGTGCGGCTCGGCGCGCATGATGCCGGCCTGTTCTTCCTGTGCCTAACCTGGATCGGTGTTGTCTCGACGGCGGCCCGCCTCGGCCTCGACCGTGCGATGACAAGGCACATCGCGGCGGAACTTGCCGTCGGCGATGGCCGGGCGGCGCGCGCCGCGTTGCTGCAGGGGCTGGGGCTGACCAGCCTGGCCGCGCTGGCGGCGGCACTGCTGACGGTCCTGGTGGCGGAAGTTGCCGCTGTGCGGCTGTTCGGATTCCCCGACCTTGCCTGGCCGCTGTACCTGTCGGCGCTGGTGCTGGTGCCGCAGACCCTTGCCTTCTCACTGGGGGCGGCGCTGGCGGGATTCGGGCGCGGCGTCGCGGCGCAGATCGTGCAGAACGCGTTATGGCCGGTGCTGACGCTGGCCGCGCTGCTCGCAATGCCTGTTGCCCAGGAAGGGGGGAGCCTCGACGGGCTGATCGTCGCGCTGGGCGTGGCGCTTGCGGCCAGCTGCGTGCTGGGCGGTTTCATCCTGCTGCTGGAGCGGGGGCGGCTGCGCACCGCGCCGGAGCAGTCAGCGGATGGCGCGCCTGCCAGCCCTGCGGAGACCGAGGCGCTGCCAAGCCTGTGGACCACGGCGCGGCCCTTGCTGGTCGTGGAGCTGACGCAGGTCGGCCTGTCCGGCTTGCCGGTGTTCCTGCTCGGCATGGCGGCGGATGCGGCGACCGTCGGCGCCTTCAGCATCGCCAGCCGGATTTCGATGCTGATCTGGGTCATCATCATTTCCATCGGCACGCTCGCCGCACCGCGCTATGCGGCACTATACCGCCTTGGCGAAATGGATCAGCTGCGTGCCTATAACCGCATGGTCCAGCGCGGCGCCGCGCTCGTGGCGGTGCCGGCGGCGCTTGTCATGCTGGCTTTCCCGGACTTTCTGCTCGGCCTGATCTCGGCGGATTTCCGCGTGGCGGCAGTGGCGCTGCAGATTCTGGCCCTGGGGCAGATGGCGAATGGCCTGTTCTCCTGCCAGGACATTCTGCTGGCGATGACCGGCAGGGGCGATGTCCTGCGGCGGCTGAATCTGCTTCAGCTTGCCGTCGGGCTGCTGTTGTGCGGCGTGCTGATCCCGGCCTTCGGGTTGCCGGGCGCCGCGCTGGCGGCCTCCCTGACCGTCCTGCAGGGCGCGCTCGGGACGCATTGGGCTGCACGGCGATATGTCCTGAATACGGAAAAAAATTAACGCTATATTAATTTATATTTAGTAAATATCGCTTGATAATCCGATTTTGAGTATAGTTTTAATCAGCGGGCGCTTCCTGCGTCCCGCCAGGGCACCTTTCCGGAAAAATACAGGGGTAACGGACGCCACATGCGTTGGACATTCGGGCTGTTCAATCGGCTGGTGCTTTTGTCGGACCTTGTTGTCTGCGGCACGGTCCTGCTCGTGGCCTCGCATCTGGACAGGGCATTGCCGGCGGGCGGACAGACTGCCCCGGAGATCGCGCTGCTGCTGCTGGACAGCATCGTCTTCGTCAGCTGCATGATCTTCGCGGGCGCCTATCGTTTCGAGAATTACCGCAAGCTGCTGAACGAGGCGGTTCGCTTCGCGGTCTGCCTTGCCGCCGGGTTCGCGGTGGTTGCGGGGCTAGAGACTGTTTTCGGCGGTTCGGAAGCGCACCCGCCCAGGGCTCTGGCGGCCTGGCATGTCGCGGCGTGGGCCGTGCTGTCCCTGGGGCGGCTGGTCGTCGGGCGGGCGGCGGGTCACCTGATCGCGACGAACCGTTTGCGCCGGGACATTGTGATCGTCGGTTCGACCGAGATCGCCGGGCAGATCATCCGCAACACGCAGACGCCGGAATGGCGCCATTACTATCGGGTGGTGGCGGTCTTCGACGACCGGGTGAACCGCCTGCACAAGGAACATCGGGACGAAATCGAGGGGACAGGCATCACCGGGTCGATCGATGCCCTGCACACCTACATCCAGGATCACCCCGTCGATATCGTCATCATCGCGCTGCCCTGGGAGGCGACGGAGCGGATCTTTGGCCTTCTGGAGAGGCTGCAGATGATCGCCGCCGATATCGTCCTGCCGTTGAAGCAGAATGTGCTGAACCTGCGGTTGCCGCATGGCGGCAATGTCGCCGGCATCCCCGTGCTGGAACTGATGCGCGAGCCGCTGAAGGGCACGAAGGCGCTGCTGAAGCTGGTGGAGGATTATGCGGTTGCCGCGGTCGGCATCGTTCTGGTGGCGCCGATTCTGGCGGTCGCGGCCCTTGCCATCAGGCTGGAGAGTCCGGGGCCGGCCCTGTTCCGGCAGCCGCGCCTCGGCCTGAACAACAAGCCTTTCATGATCTATAAATTGCGCACCATGACGGTCGATCCGGCCGATGACGGCAGCCGGGGCACACAGCGGGAAGACCCTCGCATCACCCGGGTCGGTGCTTTTCTGCGGCGCACCAGCATCGATGAGCTGCCGCAGCTGATCAATGTGCTGCGCGGCGAAATGTCGGTCGTGGGGCCGCGCGCCCATGTGCCGAAAATGCTGGTCAGCGACCAGCTTTATGCCGAAGCCGTGCGCCGCTACGCCACGCGCAGCCGGCTGAAGCCGGGCATCACCGGCTGGGCGCAGATCAATGGCATGCGGGGCGGTATCCATTCGGTGGAGAAAGCCGCGAAAGGCGTTGAGCTTGATACCTATTACATCGAGAACTGGTCCCTATGGTTCGATCTGAAGATCATGGCGCGGACCTTGCTGGTCGGCATGGTCGGCCGCAATATTTTCTGACCCTCCTGCCGCTGTGCCTCTTGCTTTGGCTGATGGCGCCGGGCCTGACAGCGCGGGCGGCCGCCGAAACGCGGCCCTTTCTCGCCTACCATGAAAGCTGGCTCGAGGTTCCGGCGGTGACGGCCGCGGAGACCCGTCTGGCGCGGCTGCCGTCTTATGTCGGCATTGTCGCGCTCGCCTTCGTCCGGCCCGATGCGGTCTATGAAGGCAGGCTGCGGCTGGATCGCACCGGCCTGCAATATCCGTTCGATGGGGTGATGTTGCGGGAGGCGGCTGCCCTGCTGCGGCAGCGTAACCCTGATACCAGGATTGTGCTGTCGGTGGGCGGGGCGACCTATGGGGGCTGGGCCGATCTCAACGAAGGCGCGATTGCCCGTCTTGTCTCCGACCTTGGCCTTGATGGCGTGGATATCGATTTCGAACCGGCGCACCCCGGCTGCCGGCGGCAGGCTGGTGACGGCATTTCCTGCCGGACCGACGGGCAACTGCAGGCCATCGTCGAGCGATTGCGCGCCCGGCTGCCGCGTCCGTTGTTGCTGACCGTCGCCGGCTGGAGTGTCGGCGCCTATGGCGAGGGGGCGTTCGAACAGGCGATGCCGAAGAGTGCCTATACCGGGATGATGCTGCCCTTGCTGCGGTCGCGCGCCGCGCGGCATATCGATCTGGTCTCGATCATGGCCTATGAGGCCGGGCCGCTGTTCGACCCGCTGGAGGCCTACCGTGCCTACCGTGCCGAATGGGCGGGGCAACTGGCGCTGGGCGTTCTCGCCGGCACCGGCCAGCCTGCGGCCATTGCCGATGCCGTGGGGGGTATGGCCCGCCATATCAGGCCGGACCCGCTTGCCGGCATGATGCTCTATGCGCTTTCAACCGACGCGGATGAAAGCCGTTCCCTTGAGCCGGCAGCGCGGCCGCTTGCCGGGGCGATGTGCGAAGCGCTGTCGCTGAGGGGCTGTGATATGCCGGTCCCCTAACAATATCTGGTATATTTCCCCTTGCTTCCTATACAAAAGCAAGGAATCGCGCTAGATTCGCATTTGCCTATAATTGAATCGATCAAGGCCACCTCCTTGTTGAATCGCCTTAAAACTCTGGTCAGCCATGAAGGCTTCCAGGCACACCCCTTCAGCATGTGCCTGCGCTGTCTGGTCTGGGCGTTCTACGTCACCATCGGGCGCGCACCGGCCTTCCGGCTGAGCAGCCACGGGGCACGGATTCATGTGCCCGCGACATTGCGCTATACGTCGGTGGCCGGATATGTGCTGCGCGACTGGTGCGAACCGGAACTGCGCCATCTGGAAATGTTCGTGCGGCCGGGGCACACATTCATCGATATCGGCGCCAATATCGGGCTGTACACCCTGAAGGCCGCCAGCCTGACCGGCGCCACAGGGCGGGTGATCGCGGTGGAGCCGGGGCAAGAGGCCTCGCGGCAGCTGCGCGACAATCTGGCGCTCAACGATTTTCCGCATGTCGCCGTGGCCCAGCTTGCGCTTTCCGATCATGCCGGCGAGGCGACGCTCCACCACATCCCGCTTGGCGACGACCCGCAGGCCTATTCGCTGCTGCCGGACGGCAGTACGGAAACCGGCGAGACCGTCACCATCGATACGCTCGACGCCCTAGTCGCCCGGTTGGGGATCGACACGCTCCATGTCATCAAGATGGATGTCGAGGGCGCCGAGCCGCTGGTGATCGCCGGCGGGCGCGCAACCCTACAGCGCTTTCATCCCATCGTGATTTTCGAGGTGAACACCCGTCTGCTCGCCGAGGCGGCGGGGCAGCGTAACGCCG carries:
- a CDS encoding putative nucleotidyltransferase substrate binding domain-containing protein; the encoded protein is MNADALQRLDSFPYRHRVAEVMASPVVTMPEAATVKQACDLMIEKGISSVMVTGDAGLASPLAPPLAPPLGIVTERDALRLIAEQGAAALDAPLSRLMSSPVEGVPQDAFVYLALGRMDRLGVRHLAVFDTDGAVVGILSARQLLRQRAGSALAIGDRIGVAQNAEEMAEIVRGLPDLASSLLAEQVAPLDVAAVISGVMRDVTGRAARLSAEAMLESGWGAVPAPWCALILGSGGRGESLLAPDQDNGILHAGTTKDDAWYAELGRRMADMLNESGIPYCKGGVMAKNPEWRHDETGWRRAIDIWAERPIGENLLNVDIFFDFQSVEGQADLAELLRAYALDRARKTIGFLRNLSLNQREMRPPLGFFGGIQTIEGRVDLKIGGLLPVVSAARILALKGGVAATATADRLREAASLGLIAEADAADLAGAHRILVRLVLEQQIEDIADGRKPGTRVELARLTKPQRHLLREVLRRIGQVPDMVQDALSA
- a CDS encoding GNAT family N-acetyltransferase; this encodes MTIRKMTPAELALVLDWAAGEGWNPGLEDGPAFWAADPDGFFVTLRDGAPIAAISVVNLDPGFAFLGLYICRPEWRGQGIGMALWQHALRHAGNRTIGLDGVAAQQANYAKSGFARTGATRRLEGTLDAQDSADIRMMTPADLPALLALDERANGYARPAFLSAWVQPLETRRTLVLHAPDGPAGFATIRRCRSGSKIGPIVAPDAAAALRLIRAAAGLFPDTGPVIVDVPDSNTALGHLLAEAGMVETFATARMYKGAPPPATALLHAPATLELG
- a CDS encoding sensor domain-containing protein produces the protein MNRKALLFLLALVSLLGAFSLGAALPYFDESRDAIWAEAWRERPFIIAMAGGGALAVVAALFAFLFLVNRRLYQSRDSLRLMGERLREDHRRLDSIIRGTRAGTWEWNVQTGEARFNERWAEIIGYTLDELRPISIETWTQLAHPDDMAASEAALEQHFSGEMPYYDFEARMRHKDGHWVWVHDRGAVVEWTEDGKPLWMYGTHTDITRRREALMAVTELLERMEQFSHHVPGMIYQYRLRADGTSHIPYASDGIIDIYGCTPDAVAEDVSAVFAVLHPDDIERVSKSIRTSAETLTRLHDTYRVNHPVKGLRWVEGIATPSRAEDGSITWHGYASDVTDLHHARERLQLAATVFEASQEAIIILDAEFRIVEVNLAFTLAAQYDRTTVMGQMADSTGIFASTKKQFADIKAILRRDGHWQGERWTTRKSGDVFAERLSISASRNEKGDVTHYVAVLSDISRIMERQQELDRIANYDPLTGIANRRLLSSRLAQAIAHARRSGTRMAVCVIDLDGFKDVNDRHGHETGDKLLIALAARLSSVMRAEETVARLGGDEFALVFSDLDSTVPFDRVLEVARQPVDLDGIRVQLTASMGVSWYRSDIADGDQLLREADTALYDSKRNGRDRFTVFQQPNSLIAC
- a CDS encoding FkbM family methyltransferase, giving the protein MQAFLSARSPALYRMLLNLRDRLAPFYADPELAFLPALCPAGTVALDIGANTGLYTHWLLRRARLVIAVEPIPGLGRLLTRRFAAAIRGGRLIVENCALGSTDGEATLYVPEGMQALSALHPLDGVANVAKVTVPVHRLDSLESIKTLHIGFMKIDVEGFESDVVEGGLELIRRDRPAILVEAEERHRPGAVAALRGLLEPLGYTGLFRMDGKWHPVDTFDAARLQNRAALNEAGTKRLKGATYINNFVFTVSPGTLMTA
- a CDS encoding MATE family efflux transporter codes for the protein MLRAVPGGGALLRYAAGLGVRGVETIGKLGLYVAVGVRLGAHDAGLFFLCLTWIGVVSTAARLGLDRAMTRHIAAELAVGDGRAARAALLQGLGLTSLAALAAALLTVLVAEVAAVRLFGFPDLAWPLYLSALVLVPQTLAFSLGAALAGFGRGVAAQIVQNALWPVLTLAALLAMPVAQEGGSLDGLIVALGVALAASCVLGGFILLLERGRLRTAPEQSADGAPASPAETEALPSLWTTARPLLVVELTQVGLSGLPVFLLGMAADAATVGAFSIASRISMLIWVIIISIGTLAAPRYAALYRLGEMDQLRAYNRMVQRGAALVAVPAALVMLAFPDFLLGLISADFRVAAVALQILALGQMANGLFSCQDILLAMTGRGDVLRRLNLLQLAVGLLLCGVLIPAFGLPGAALAASLTVLQGALGTHWAARRYVLNTEKN
- a CDS encoding exopolysaccharide biosynthesis polyprenyl glycosylphosphotransferase gives rise to the protein MRWTFGLFNRLVLLSDLVVCGTVLLVASHLDRALPAGGQTAPEIALLLLDSIVFVSCMIFAGAYRFENYRKLLNEAVRFAVCLAAGFAVVAGLETVFGGSEAHPPRALAAWHVAAWAVLSLGRLVVGRAAGHLIATNRLRRDIVIVGSTEIAGQIIRNTQTPEWRHYYRVVAVFDDRVNRLHKEHRDEIEGTGITGSIDALHTYIQDHPVDIVIIALPWEATERIFGLLERLQMIAADIVLPLKQNVLNLRLPHGGNVAGIPVLELMREPLKGTKALLKLVEDYAVAAVGIVLVAPILAVAALAIRLESPGPALFRQPRLGLNNKPFMIYKLRTMTVDPADDGSRGTQREDPRITRVGAFLRRTSIDELPQLINVLRGEMSVVGPRAHVPKMLVSDQLYAEAVRRYATRSRLKPGITGWAQINGMRGGIHSVEKAAKGVELDTYYIENWSLWFDLKIMARTLLVGMVGRNIF
- a CDS encoding glycoside hydrolase family 18 protein; this encodes MAPGLTARAAAETRPFLAYHESWLEVPAVTAAETRLARLPSYVGIVALAFVRPDAVYEGRLRLDRTGLQYPFDGVMLREAAALLRQRNPDTRIVLSVGGATYGGWADLNEGAIARLVSDLGLDGVDIDFEPAHPGCRRQAGDGISCRTDGQLQAIVERLRARLPRPLLLTVAGWSVGAYGEGAFEQAMPKSAYTGMMLPLLRSRAARHIDLVSIMAYEAGPLFDPLEAYRAYRAEWAGQLALGVLAGTGQPAAIADAVGGMARHIRPDPLAGMMLYALSTDADESRSLEPAARPLAGAMCEALSLRGCDMPVP
- a CDS encoding FkbM family methyltransferase — its product is MLNRLKTLVSHEGFQAHPFSMCLRCLVWAFYVTIGRAPAFRLSSHGARIHVPATLRYTSVAGYVLRDWCEPELRHLEMFVRPGHTFIDIGANIGLYTLKAASLTGATGRVIAVEPGQEASRQLRDNLALNDFPHVAVAQLALSDHAGEATLHHIPLGDDPQAYSLLPDGSTETGETVTIDTLDALVARLGIDTLHVIKMDVEGAEPLVIAGGRATLQRFHPIVIFEVNTRLLAEAAGQRNAAWQALNDLGYQFFRLAGGRLEPADGVGEAFGNLVAIHPDGPEPAREGR